A window of Mauremys reevesii isolate NIE-2019 unplaced genomic scaffold, ASM1616193v1 Contig5, whole genome shotgun sequence contains these coding sequences:
- the LOC120394306 gene encoding histone H4-like, giving the protein MSFGLSPCPAPRLSVTLANRSGRGKGSKGLRKGGAKCHTKVLRDNIQGITKPAIRRLARRGGVKRISGLLYEETCRVLKVFLENMIRDAVTYTDHAKQKTVMAMDTVYALKPQGHTLYGFGG; this is encoded by the coding sequence ATGTCTTTTGGTttgtccccctgcccagcaccaagGCTGTCTGTAACTCTAGCAAATAGGTCTGGTCGTGGTAAGGGAAGCAAGGGTCTCAGAAAAGGAGGCGCTAAGTGCCATACGAAGGTGTTGAGGGATAACATCCAGGGTATTACGAAACCTGCTATTCGCCGTTTGGCTCGTCGTGGGGGAGTGAAGCGTATTTCAGGTCTCCTTTACGAGGAGACTTGCAGGGTGCTGAAGGTGTTTCTGGAGAACATGATCCGAGACGCCGTTACTTACACCGACCATGCGAAGCAGAAGACCGTGATGGCTATGGACACTGTTTATGCACTGAAGCCCCAGGGTCATACTCTGTATGGATTTGGAGGCTAA